The sequence below is a genomic window from Mycobacterium heidelbergense.
GCTGCAGCAGTACGCGCACCTGCGCGGCCGGGGCCCAGACGCCGCGGACGTCGCGCTCACCATCGGGCCCTGGACGCACACCCAGATGCTGACCAAGGGGCTGGCCACCGGCGCCCGGGAAACGCTGGACTGGCTCGACACCCACCTGGGCGGCGCCGCCCCCCGCCGGCCGAGCCGGGTCCGCGTCTACGTCACCGGCGTGGACAACGGTCAAGCCTGGCGCGACCTGCCCGACTGGCCGCCCGCCACCGCCGAACGCGCGCTGTACCTGTGGCCCGGCGGCCACCTGGGCGAGACCGCGCCGACGGACCTGGCGGGCCTGGCGCCGGCGACCTTTCGCTATGACCCCGCCGACCCGACGCCCACCACCGGCGGCCCCCTGCTGTCCTCCAACGGCGGCTACCGCGACGACGGCCGGCTCGCCGTGCGCGACGACGTGCTCGCCTTCACCAGCCTCACCCTCACCCGCGATGTGTACGTCTACGGAAATCCGGTCGTCGAGCTGGCGCACAGCTCGGACAATCCGCACGTCGACCTGTTCGTCCGGGTGAGCGAGGTCAGCGCCAAGGGCCGGTCCCGGAATGTCAGCGACGGCTACCGGAGGCTGGGCGCCGCCCGGAAAGCGACCGGGACCGTCAGCGTCGAGCTCGATGGCATCGCCCACCGCTTCCGTGCGGGCTCACGCATCCGCGTCCTGATCGCCGGCGGCTGGTTTCCCCGCTACGCGCGCAACCTCGGCACCGGCGAACCGGTGTTGACGGGCCGGCAGTCCAGGCCGGCCACCCACGCCGTGCGCTACGGGCGATCCCGGCTGCTGCTTCCCGTCGGCCCGTCAGCCGACCGCGTCGCGGACCCGGGCGGCGACCTCGTTTAACGCGGCGGCCTCGCATACCGGCGCGGCCAACCGCGGCCGCACGGGCAGCCGCACCCAGCTCCTGCAGCCCGCATACTCCGGGACGCGGGCCAGCGGCACCGGCTCGACCAGCGGGATCACCGACACCACCAGCGCCGCCAGCCTGTGCTTGGGCCGGAAGTCGAGCCGGTCGGCGCGCACCGACTCGGCGGTCCAGATGTGCAGATCCTCGATCGCCGGCAGGTTCTCCGGCCGGTTAACCTGCACCGCGGCAACAACTTTCGCCGCGGCCCGCACCACCAGCCGATCGTCGGTGCTGTCGGCGGCCCCGGCTTGCAGCAGGTCGCGATGCTCGGGCCGCACGCGCGGCGCGTGGCTGTGCGCGACCGTCGGGAACAGCAGAAACTCCCGGGCCGCGACCTCGAACCGCTTCTCCCCGATGCCGCCCTTGCGCAGCAGCACGCGCTGCCGGCCGTCCAGCAGCGCGTGCACGACCGCGCCCCATTCCTTGAGCGCGGGCACGGTCGCGGTCGGCGTCATTTCGCTCCGGCCAGCCGGGCCACCACCTCGGGCCGACGCAGCGGCGGGACGGTGATGTTCCGGCACATGCCTCAACGATAAGCGCGGCGAGTGGGTGACCGAGGCGGTGGCGCAGCGCGGGCGGGCCCGGGTGCGTTAGGGCGGCGCGGCGATAGCCAATACGATCCCAACAACGAGACATAAACTCGCCGCAGGAGGAATCGATGCGCGTCGGCCGCCTCACCACGGGGGCCGTCGCCATGCGGACCCTCGGCGGCCTGGCCTTGGCGGCGGCATTAGCGGTCGCGGCGGTCGCGCCGCGGGCGGCCGCGCAGCCGCCACCGGGATTTCCCAATCTCGACGGTTTCACCGCCGTCCCCGCCGACGGCTACCTCACGACCCCCCGCCCGGGCGCCTCGCCCCGGATCAGCTTCTCCGCCGCGCCCACCCTGGTGTGCGACTTCTACGGCGGGACCGCGCCCCCGGCGCAACCGTCGCAGGACATCAAGTGCAGCGGGGACATTCCCGGGATGGACGACGTCCCGTTTCCCGGCGGGGGCCATCCCAAACCGGGCGATTGCGTCGTGGGCGCGGTCAATTTCAGGGGGCCCGGCTACGAATTGAGCCGGATGTCCTACGGGGGGTGCGACGGCAACGCGCCGACGCTGACGTCAACCGGCAAACCGTTGGGCGCGGGCCAGAAGCTGTCGTACCTCAACGTGACCTGCGCCGTGGGCGCCGACAGCCTCGTCGCCTGCCTGGACACCACCAGCGGCAGCCACGGGTTCGTCCTGCAGCGCTCGGGAAGCTCGGCGTTCTAGCCGAGCGCCGCGCGCAGCGACGCCACGGCGTCGTCGATCGAGCCGGCGGTCGAGTAGCCGGCGGCCAGCCGGTGCCCGCCGCCGCCGAACCCGGACGCGATCGTCGCCAGGTCAATGTCGGCCTTGGCCCGCATCGACACCGACCACTGCCGCGGGTCGACCTCCTTGAAGACCGCCGCCACCTCGGCCTGCTGGGTGGTGCGCACGATGTCGACGATGCTCTCGACTTCCTCCGGGCGGGAACTGACCCAGTCCTGGTTCCCGACGACCGCGTAGACCAGCCCGCGGCCGCCGGCCGCGTCGGGCAGCAGGCGCGCCGAGCCCAGCACGCGCGACAACAGCGGCAGCCACGCGAACGGGTGGGTGTCCATCAGGGTCCGGCTGACGGCGGCGTTGTCCACGCCGACGTCGACCAGCCGGGCGGCCAGCCGCAGGGCGCGGGCGCTGGCCCAGCGGAACGACCCGGTGTCGGTGGTCAGCCCGGCGTAGATGCAGTGCGCGACGTCGCGGTCGATCGGCTTGCCCCACGCGTCGAGGATGTCGGCGACCATCATCGTGGTGGAATCCGCCGACACGTCGACGAAGTTGGCGGTGCCGAACAGGTCGTTGGAGGCGTGGTGGTCGATGACCAGCAGCCGCCGGTCCTCGACCAGGTCGCCCAGGGCCCCGAGCCGTTTGAAACTCGGAACGTCAACGGTCACAACCAGATCGACGTCGCGGCGCATCGCGTCCGGGCCGACCAGCAGGTGACGGCCGGGCAGCGACGCCAGCGACTCGGGCAGGGTCGCCGGCGCGGCGAAACTGACCTCGACGCGCTTGCCGCAGCCGTCCAGCACCAGGGCCAGGGCCAGCCCGGCGCCGATGGTGTCGGCGTCGGGGTGCACGTGGGCGATCACCCCGATCGTCGCGGCGCCCGACAGCAGTTCGACGGCGCCGAGTGCGTCCACGCGTGTGCCCACCCGCGAGGGGCCGGCCAGTTCAGTGTTCGGGTCGGTCGTCGTCACCGGTGCTCCCGTCGAACGCGTCCCCGCCCCCCCTGACACGATACGGATCGGCCTCCCCGGCCGGCCTGGCGCCCGAGCGAACCCGCGCCAGGTCGGCGTCGGCGGCGCGGGCGCGGGCGAGCAGCTCGTCCATCCGCTGCACGTTGTCGGACGTGGTGTCCCGGGTGAACGTCAGCGTGGGAGTGAAGCGGACGCCGGTGCCGGCCCCGACCTTGGTGCGCAGCGTGCCCTTGGCCCGCTCCAGCGCCGCCGCGGCGGCGGCGTAATCGGGCTCGGCGTCCAGCGTGGGCCCCATCACCGTGTAGAACACGGTCGCGTCGTGCAGGTCGGCGGTCACCTTCGCGTCGACGATGGTCACCCCGTCCAGCCCGGGATCCTTGATCTCGAATTCGATCGCCGAGGCGACGATCGTGAAGATCCGCTTCGCCAGCCGGCGCGCCCGGGCGGGGTCAGGCATCAGACGCGCTCTTTCTGCACCAGCTCGTAGGACTCGATGACGTCACCTTCCTTGATGTCGGAGTAGCCCAGCGTCATGCCGCACTCGAAGCCCTCGCGGACCTCGGTCACGTCGTCCTTCTCCCGTCGCAGCGACGCGATGGTGATGTTCTCGGCGACCACGATGTTGTCGCGCAGCAACCGGGCCTTGGCATTGCGCCGCATGATGCCCCCGGTCACCAGGCAACCCGCGATCAGGCCGACCTTCGAGGACCGGAACAGCGCCCGGATCTCGGCGCGGCCCAGCTGATTCTCCTCGTAGATCGGCTTGAGCATGCCGCGCAGGGCCTTCTCGATCTCGTCGATCGCCTGGTAGATCACCGAGTAGTAGCGGATCTCCACACCCTCGCGGTTGGCCAGCTCCGTCGCCTTGCCCTCGGCCCGCACGTTGAAGCCGATGATGATCGCGTCCGAGGCCGACGCCAGGTTGACGTTGGTCTCGGTGATACCGCCAACGCCACGGTCGATGACGCGCAGCGCCACCTCGTCGTCGATCTCGATGCCCATCAGGGCCTCTTCCAGGGCCTCGACGGTACCGGCGTTGTCTCCCTTGAGGATCAGGTTCAGCTGGCTGGTTTCCTTCAGCGCCGAGTCCAGGTCCTCCAGGCTGATCCGCTTGCGGGAACGCGCCGCCAGGGCGTTGCGCTTGCGCGCGCTGCGCCGGTCGGCGATCTGGCGGGCGATGCGGTCCTCGTCGACGACGAGGAAGTTGTCACCGGCGCCGGGCACCGACGTGAAGCCGATGACCTGCACCGGACGCGACGGCAGCGCCGCCTCGATATCCTCGCCGTGCTCGTCGACCATCCGTCGCACCCGGCCGTAGGCGTCGCCGGCGACCACCGAGTCGCCGACGTGCAGCGTGCCGCGCTGGATCAGCACGGTGGCCACCGGGCCGCGGCCGCGGTCCAGGTGCGCCTCGATCGCCACGCCCTGGGCCTCCATGTCTGGGTTGGCCCGCAGGTCCAGGGCCGCGTCGGCGGTCAGCACGACCGCCTCGAGCAGCGCCTCGATGTTGGTGCCCTGCTTGGCGG
It includes:
- a CDS encoding CocE/NonD family hydrolase — its product is MGIVRKAGANGLGRLLGLPPATTDYAVDRVGVPMRDGVRLVADHYAPITPNPVGTVLVRGPYGRGFPFSLAFARLYAARGYHVVLQSVRGTFGSGGAFEPMVNEAADGADTVAWLREQPWFTGRFATIGLSYLGFTQWAMLRDPPPELAAAVVTVGPHDFNASVWGTGSFAANDFLGWSDLVSHQEDPVRVRVALRQLSAPRKVARAVGQAPMGAAARTLLGAGAPWFESWVEHTDADDPFWDALRFTEALDRVRVPVLLIGGWQDIFLRQTLQQYAHLRGRGPDAADVALTIGPWTHTQMLTKGLATGARETLDWLDTHLGGAAPRRPSRVRVYVTGVDNGQAWRDLPDWPPATAERALYLWPGGHLGETAPTDLAGLAPATFRYDPADPTPTTGGPLLSSNGGYRDDGRLAVRDDVLAFTSLTLTRDVYVYGNPVVELAHSSDNPHVDLFVRVSEVSAKGRSRNVSDGYRRLGAARKATGTVSVELDGIAHRFRAGSRIRVLIAGGWFPRYARNLGTGEPVLTGRQSRPATHAVRYGRSRLLLPVGPSADRVADPGGDLV
- a CDS encoding DUF1802 family protein, with translation MTPTATVPALKEWGAVVHALLDGRQRVLLRKGGIGEKRFEVAAREFLLFPTVAHSHAPRVRPEHRDLLQAGAADSTDDRLVVRAAAKVVAAVQVNRPENLPAIEDLHIWTAESVRADRLDFRPKHRLAALVVSVIPLVEPVPLARVPEYAGCRSWVRLPVRPRLAAPVCEAAALNEVAARVRDAVG
- a CDS encoding DHH family phosphoesterase, which produces MTTTDPNTELAGPSRVGTRVDALGAVELLSGAATIGVIAHVHPDADTIGAGLALALVLDGCGKRVEVSFAAPATLPESLASLPGRHLLVGPDAMRRDVDLVVTVDVPSFKRLGALGDLVEDRRLLVIDHHASNDLFGTANFVDVSADSTTMMVADILDAWGKPIDRDVAHCIYAGLTTDTGSFRWASARALRLAARLVDVGVDNAAVSRTLMDTHPFAWLPLLSRVLGSARLLPDAAGGRGLVYAVVGNQDWVSSRPEEVESIVDIVRTTQQAEVAAVFKEVDPRQWSVSMRAKADIDLATIASGFGGGGHRLAAGYSTAGSIDDAVASLRAALG
- the rbfA gene encoding 30S ribosome-binding factor RbfA is translated as MPDPARARRLAKRIFTIVASAIEFEIKDPGLDGVTIVDAKVTADLHDATVFYTVMGPTLDAEPDYAAAAAALERAKGTLRTKVGAGTGVRFTPTLTFTRDTTSDNVQRMDELLARARAADADLARVRSGARPAGEADPYRVRGGGDAFDGSTGDDDRPEH